The sequence GCCGCGCTGGCGGGCAGCACCAGGGCTCCATGGACCTGCTGGGGTCGATGCACCGTGACGCCGGCGCTGAGGTAACCCACCAGCACCTCGGGAATCCGGCCCTGCCACTGGCGGGTGAAGAAGCCATGCTCAAAGCCTTCCAGCAGGTCGGCCTGCAGGTAATAGCCGCCGTAACAGCCCACCCAGGTCCAGCCAGCCAGTTGATTGAATCCCGCATCAGGCCGATCGAACGGCGGTGGCACGGCCTCAGCCATCGGGCAGATCCCGCAGCAGCCAGAAGCCCTCGAAGCGCTGATCGCTCTCGCGGCTCTGCACGGCGATGAACTGCAGGCCCGCTGCCTGCTGCCGCGAACTGGCGAAGGCCTGGGCCGCCGCCTCGGCCTCAGCCTCGGGCAACGAGGCCAGCAGCCAGCGATCATCCATGCCCGCTTCCAGCACCAGCTGGGTGCCCACGATCTCCAGGCGCACCGGCTCGAGGCCGGCCAGCCAGCCCGCCACCGCCAGGGCGCGGCTGGAGCTGAACAGCCGCAGACCGGGCACGCCAGCGTCAGCGGCGGCGGCCTCCGGCAGGGGCACCAGGCCCGAAAAGCCGCTGTCCCAGGCCTTCGCCCCGGCCAGGGCACTCACCGGCAGGCTGGCCCAGGCCCAGCTGTCACCTCGGGCGGCCTCGGGCAGGGGCACCGGCACCGGACGCACGGCCTGGGGCGGCGGTGCCAGGGGACCGGCCAGGTAGCCCTCCTGCTGGGGATAGACCTCCCGCTCGCGCTGCTGCAGCCAACCCACCAGGGCATAGGTGCGGCGGCTGGGGATGAGGTCCAGCCCCAGGCCCTCGGCGGCCCGCTGCACCATGGTGCGCATCGAGGCCCGCCAGCAGCGCAGCCGCCGCGGTGGCGCCACTCCAGCGGCCGTCGCATCGGCCTGGGCCGCCTGCAGGGCCTCCCTCAGCCAGATCGAATTCACGCTGGAGGCCGGGCAGGTCCGCACCCAGCGAAAGCTGTCACTGGCCGCAGCGCCGTCCTCACCCACCTCGGGGGTGGAGCAGATCAGCAGCTCCCAGCGTTTTTTGCCCTCGGGATCCAGGATCGGACGGGAATAGAAATCGAGCTCCCAATCGGGGCCGATCGCCGAGCCAGCGGCCGCCGAGGCGAGGGCCGCCGACTCAGGCGATGGGGGTGGGGCCGAAGCGGCAGGTATTGGAGGGTTCAGATCGCTCATCCGGCTGCCTGCTCCTGCTGGCGCAGCTGGGAACGGGCCCGGTTGGCCCTGTCGGCGGCCTCCTCCATCACCCGCTGTTTGTCCACCAGCAGCTCGCCGGCCTGGCCCTCCAGCAGGGCCGTGTTCAGGGCAATGCGACCGCGCCCGGGGTCGAGGTCGGTGACCAGGGCGCAGAGCCGCTCGCCCTGGCTGAAGGCCTGGCGCAGATCGCGCAGGTCGGCACCGGTGATGCAGCTGGCGTGCAGCAGTCCGCTGATGCCGCCCAGATCCACAAAGAAGCCGTAGGGCTTCACCGACACCACCACGCCCTCCACCAGCTGACCCACTTCCAGCTGGCTGAAGCGCGCCGCCGTGGCCGCCTTCTTCTCCGAAAGCACCAGCTTGCGGGTCTCGGCATTCACCTCCAGGAAGGTGACACCCAGGGTCTTGCCCACCAGGGCCTCATGGTTCTCTCCCTCCACGAGCTGGGAGCGCGGGATGAAGCCCCGCAGCCCCTCGAGATCGCAGGTCACACCGCCGCGGTTGAAGCCGCTCACCTTCACCTGCACCACCTTGCCATCCTTCTCGAGCGCCCTCACCTTCTCCCAGCTGTGGCGCAGGGCCAGGGCCCGGGCACTCACGGTGACCATGCCGTCGGCGTTCTGCTCCCGGGTCACCAGCACCTCCACGGCCGTGCCGCTGGGGAAGCGCTCCTTGAGATTGGTGATCACGCCCAGGGCGGCCTCCTTCTTGGGCATGAAGCCGGGAGCCTTGCCGCCGATGTCCACATAGACCCCATCGCTCTCGAGGCCCACCACCACACCCGTCACCACCTCACCGGTGGAGCCCACGAAGTCCTGCTCGTCAAGGGCGGCGAGAAAGGCCTGCTCATCAAAGTCGAACTCATCGACGCTGCGGCTGACGGGACGATCAGCGGACTCGGCGGCTCGGGAGCGCCCCTGGCGGGAGCCATCGGGCCCCAGCAGGTCGGCCATGGTGAGACCCTCCATACCCCCCAGGTCAAACAGCTCGTCGTCCGTCCGCGGGGCTGCAGGGGGCTGGCTCTGGGGCGGGTGGACCGGGGCTGCAGCCCGAGGGCTGGCTGGCGCCTGCTGGCCAGCTGCCGGCGCAGCGGCAGGAACCGGAGCCGCGGGCTGATCCTTCTTGATCAGCAACACCTGGGGGGGCTTGCGCTGGGGGGGCTCCGCGCCAGAACGGGGCGGCCTCGGCGGCACGGGCCGGGAGGACGGGGCGGGCGAGCTGTTGCCTGATCCGGCCATCGGTGCGGCTGCTGAGCGCAGCACACTGTAGAGATCGGATTCATGGGGATTCGGTGTGCGTCAGGGCCGCCCCGCCCCGATGCCCCGCTCCAATGCCCCGCCCCGATGCCACACCACGCGCCTCTTCATTCCGACCCCAGCCATCCCCCATGCCCCTGCAGCGCGAACTGATGGCTCTGACCTGGCCCGCGCTGCAGCGGGCGGGGGCTCGCAAGGGCAGCACCGTGGTCTGGCCCTGGGGCGCTGTGGAGCAGCACGGCCCCCAGCTGCCCCTCGGCACCGATGCCGTCTTCGCTGAGCGCCTGGTGGAGGCGGTGCTGGCCCGGCTGCCGGACGATCGGCCGATCTGGCGGCTGCCGCTCCAGTCCCTGGGGTTCTCGCCGGAGCACCTCGGCTTCCCCGGCACCCTGAGCCTGCCGGCCAGCCTCGTGGTGGAGCTGGTGCAGGGCATCGGCCAGCAACTCGCTGCTGCCGGATTCCGCAGGCTGGTGCTGCTGAACGGCCACGGCGGCCAGATCGCCCTGCTGCAGGCGGCAGCGCGGCAATTGCGGGCCGCCGCGCCCCAGATGGCCGTGTTGCCCTGCTTCCTGTGGAGCGGGCCGGAGGGGCTGGGCCCGCTGTTGCCCCAGGCCGAACGGCTGCAGGGCCTCCATGCCGGTCTGGCGGAAACCAGCCTGATGCTGCATCTCGCCCCCGAACTGGTGGGACCCGAGCGCCCCCGCGATGGCGTGGATGGACCGACGCCCCCCGAGGGCTGGAGCCTGGAGGGGGCGGCACCCTGCGCCTGGCTGAGCCACGACCTCACCAGCAGCGGCGTGATCGGTGACAGCCAGGGGGCCACGGCGGCCCTGGGGGCCGACCTGTTCGAGCGCCTGGTGGACGGGTGGACGCGCCGGCTGGAGTCCCTGCTGGCCAGCGACTGGCCGCCCGTTCCCCCGCAGAGGCAACGGGCGGGGGCCTGAACCGGGCAGGCCCGGGGTGGCTGTTCGGACAACCGCTGGGCCCAGTTCCACCCAAGGTGGTTACAGTCTGGCGATTGCTTGACCTGCGGCCCCTATGGCATCTGTCGCCCACCCTGCTGTCATCGAAACCACCAGTGCCGCCGGCAGCGGCCAGGCTCCGGCCGACGGCCTGCCGGATTTCGCCAGCTCCACCTACAAGGACGCCTACAGCCGCATCAATGCCATCGTGATCGAGGGTGAGCAGGAAGCCCACGACAACTACATCTCCCTGGGCACCCTGATTCCTGACCAGGCCGATGAGCTGGCCAAACTGGCCCGCATGGAGCTGAAGCACATGAAGGGCTTCACCGCCTGTGCCAACAACCTGAGCGTCACTGCGGACATGCCGTTCGCCAAGGAATTCTTCTCCCCGCTGCACAGCAACTTCCAGAAGGCCCTGGCGGAAGGCAAGGTCACCACCTGTCTGCTGATTCAGGCCATCCTGATCGAAGCCTTCGCCATTTCGGCCTACCACATCTACATCCCGGTGGCCGACCCCTTCGCCCGCCGCATCACCGAGGGGGTGGTCAAGGATGAGTACACCCACCTCAACTACGGCCAGGAGTGGCTCAAGGCCAATCTGTACACTGTGCGCGAGGAGCTCGAGCAGGCCAACCGGGAGAATCTGCCTCTGGTGCGCAAGATGCTCGATCAGGTGGCCGATGACGCCGCCGTGCTGCTGATGGATAAGGAAGATCTGATGGCCGATTTCCTCAGTTCCTACCAGGAAGCCCTGATGGACATCGGCTTCACCGGCCGCGAAATTGCCAAGCTGGCCGCTGCTGCTCTGGTCGGCTGACGCGCTGCCCCACACCCCCCATGGGAGGATGTAGCGTCCGCGACATCCTCCATCTCTGCGCATGTTCGGCCTCATCGGGCACTCCACCAGCTTTGAGGAGGCCAGGGCCAAGGCTCGCTCCCTTGGATTTGACGAGTTCGCCGATGGGGACCTCGACATGTGGTGTTCAGCGCCTCCCCAGCTCGTCGAGCACGTGGAGGTGACCAGTCGAACCGGCAAGGTGATCAAGGGCGCCTACATCGATTCGGTGTTCGTGCCAGAGATGTTGCGTCGTTTCAAGACGGCCAAGCGCAAGGTGCTCAAGGCCATGGAGCTGGTGCAACGCTCCGGCATTGACATCACGGCCCTCGGTGGTTTCACCTCCATCATTTTCGAAGATCTGAATCTGCTGCGTGAAGAACGCATCAGCGCCGTTCAGCTCGACTGGCAGCGCTTCACCACCGGCAACACCCACACAGCCTGGGTGATCTGCCAGCAGGTGGAACGCAACGCCCCGAAACTGGGCATTGACCTGGCCAGGGCCAAGGTGGCCGTGGTGGGCGCCAGCGGCGACATCGGCAGTGCCGTCTGTCGCTGGCTGCAGCGCACGGGCGTTGGCGAGCTGCTGCTGGTGGCCAGGCGGCCCCAGCCCCTGGTGGCGCTGCAGGAGAGCCTGGGAGAAGGCAGGATCCTTCCCCTGGAGGAGGCCCTGCCGGAGGCCGACGTGGTGGTCTGGGTGGCCAGCCTGCCCCAGAGCCTCACCATCGACACGGACAGCCTCAAGCGTCCCTGCCTGATGATCGACGGCGGTTACCCCAAGAACCTCGACACCAAGGCCGCCGCCGCCGGCATCCACGTGCTCAAGGGAGGCATCGTGGAGTTCTGGCAGGACATCGGCTGGCAGATGATGGAGCTGGCCGAGATGGCGGTGCCGGAGCGGCAGATGTTTGCCTGCTTCGCCGAGGCCATGCTGCTCGACTTCGAGGACATCCACACCAACTTCAGTTGGGGGCGCAACAACATCAACCTGGCCGCCATGGACCTGATCGGCGAGGCCTCCCTGCGCCACGGCTTCCAATCCCTGGGCCTGGAGCCGGCCAGCTCCTCGTCGCCCGCCCTTTCGATCGCCTGACCAGGGCGTTCATCCTCCCCGATCCCCAGCCACCCCATGGCACGCCGCGCTCTGCTCGAATTCGAGAAACCTCTGGTGGAACTGGAGGATCAGATCGAGCAGATCCGCCAGCTGGCCCGCGATTCGGAGGTGGATGTGAGCCAGCAGCTGCTGCAGCTGGAAACCCTGGCCACCAGACGCCGCAAGGAGATCTTCGACGGCCTCAGTGCGGCCCAGAAGATCCAGGTGGCCCGTCACCCCCAGCGGCCCAGCACGCTCGACTACATCCAGCTGATCACTGACAGCTTCCTGGAGCTTCATGGCGACCGCCGTGGCTCCGACGACCAGGCGCTGGTGGGCGGTGTGGGCCGGGTGAACGGCATCAGCGTGATGCTGCTGGGCCACCAGAAGGGACGGGACACCAAGGAGAACGTGGCCCGCAACTTCGGCATGGCCTCCCCCGGTGGCTATCGCAAGGCGATGCGCCTGATGGAGCATGCCGACCGCTTCCGACTGCCGATCCTCAGCTTCATCGACACCCCTGGCGCCTATGCCGGTGTGCTGGCTGAGGAACAGGGCCAGGGCGAGGCGATTGCCGTGAACCTGCGCGAGATGTTCCGGCTGCGGGTGCCGATCCTGGCCACGGTGATCGGGGAGGGGGGATCCGGCGGTGCGCTCGGCATCGGCGTGGCCGATCGGCTGCTGATGTTTGAGCACAGCGTCTACACCGTGGCGTCCCCGGAGGCCTGCGCCTCGATCCTGTGGCGCGACGCCGGCAAGGCTCCCGAGGCCGCTGAGGCCCTGAAGATCACCGGATCAGATCTGCTCAGGCTCGGAATTGTGGATCAGGTGTTACCGGAACCCTCCGGCGGCAACCACTGGGCGCCCCTGCAGGCAGCCGACACGCTCAAGGCCGCCCTGCTCGATCACCTCGGCCAGCTGAGCAGCCTGGACGCAGCCGCTCTGCAGCAGGCGCGCTACGAGAAGTTTCGCCGCATGGGCCAGGTGCTGGAATCAGGTGCCCCAGAGCGCTCGCTCCGCTCTTAAGGTTTGAGTCAATCGCCTGGAAGGTCCTCACCGAGGTCCTCGGTCTCCAACCTTCCGAGCCGTCGTCGCCCCGCCCCCCTTGCCCACAGTTCTGATCACAGGCTCGTCCCGAGGGATTGGGGCTGCAGCAGCTCGGCGGTTTGCGGCAGCAGGTTTCGATCTGCTGCTGCTGGCTCGCGACGGCCAGGCCCTGGCTGAGCAGGCGGCTGAGCTGGCTGCCCTGGGCCAGCGGGTAGAGGTCGAGCCCATCGATCTCGGCCAGCCCGAGCGCGTGGCAGCGGGCCTGGCGGATCTCTGCTCCCGGGGACTCGAACCAGATGTGGTGATCAACAATGCGGGCATGGCCTGCACCGGGGCTCTGACCACCATGGCCCTGGCCCAGTGGCAGCAGCTTCTGCAGCTCAATCTCACGGCGGTGTTCCAGGTCTGCCAGTGCCTGGTGCCTCGACTGCGGGCCCGGGGAGGGGGATTGATCATCAACGTGAGCAGCCATGCCGCGCATCAGGCTTTCCCCGACTGGGGCGCCTATTGCGTCAGCAAGGCGGCCCTGGCTTCGCTCAGCCGCTGCCTGGCTGTCGAAGAGCGTGAACACGGCATTCGCGTCAGCACGCTCACCTTGGGTGCGGTGAATACTCCCCTCTGGGACAGTGAAACCGTCCACAGTTCATTCGATCGCCATGCCATGCTTGATTCCGAGCGGGCCGCCGATGCCCTGCTGTACCTGGCCCAACAGCCCGCCACCCAGGTGGTGGACGATCTGACCCTTATGCCGGCCGCCGGCGCGCTCTGAACTCCTATGACGTCCACGTTCCCTTCCAGCCTCAGTGCCAGCGGCTCGGCACCGAACACCGCTCCCACGCCCATTTCCCTGCGGATTCGGGATCGCCTCGAGAAGGAGGGTGTGTCCTTCTTTGCCAACGACAACATCGCCAATCACCTGCAGGATGGTGAGCTCGATCAGCTTGAGATCGAAGTGGCGGGCAAGGTGCGCGAACTGCTGCGCAGCCTCGTGATCGATATCGACAACGACCACAACACCGAGGAAACCGCGGAGCGCGTGGCGCGCATGTACCTACACGAGGTGTTCAAGGGTCGCTACCACCACCAGCCCAAGATCGCCAGCTTCCCCAACGTGAAGAAGCTGGATGAGATCTACACCGTTGGCCCCATTTCTGTGCGTTCGGCCTGCTCCCACCACCTGGTGCCGATTCTCGGCAACTGCTGGATCGGGATCAAGCCCGGCGATCAGGTGATTGGCCTGTCCAAATTCTCCCGCGTGGCCGACTGGGTGTTCTCCAGGCCGCACATCCAGGAAGAAGCCGTGATGATCCTGGCTGATGAAATCGAGCGCCTCTGCAAGCCCCAGGGGCTGGCAATTCTGGTGAAGGCCCAGCATTACTGCATGAAGTGGCGTGGGGTTAAAGAACCCCAGACCAGCATGGTGAACTCCATCGTCCGCGGAGATTTCCGGCATGACCCGAGCCTCAAGTCCGAATTCTTTGAGCTCGTGAAACAGCAGGAATCCGTTCTCTCCACCTGAGCCCGAGCCGCAGGGCCTCTCAGCTGAGGCGTGCTCAGGGTCGAATCGGCCCCACCGGCGGGCTGGCCTGCCGGCGGCTAGCTGGCTTCGCCGTCGATTCGGAACGGCCAGCCCCGCCATCCACGCTGATCACGAGCATCACCTCCCGGCCCACATCCTCAGGCTGGAGCCGATAGGTGGGGCCTGCGGCCGTGCTGATCAACAGCCAGGTGCTGTCATCCGGCGCCAGGCGATACCAGTGGTAGGCCGAAGCGGGCAGCGCCGCCAGGGCATCGGCATCGGCCACCGCCTGGAGCAGGGCTCCCTCGCTGGCCTCGCCCGCCAGCTCCAGGGATTCCAGGCCCTTGATGCTCTGTTCCACCGCATCCTCCTGGCTGATGGTGCCGGCGATCTGCCGGCGCAGAGCCCGGATCTGGGCCTCGGGATCGGTGCTGACCCCAGGCACACAGGAGAGTTGCCCATCGAGGAGCTGGCATCCCACCAGGTCCTGGGCCTGGCTGGACATGCCGCTCAGCACCAGCAGCGCGGCGAGGCCGGCCTGGCGCAACGCTTGCGGAGACAGCATGGGCTTGGTCGTGATGGGCCCCCAATCCTGACTGGTCACAGGACCGTGGCGCTCCGACCCGCCTCAAGGCGCCGCAGGGCGACCCCGCACGGCGCTCACCAGGGCCGCCACCCGGTTGAGGTCCTTGTCTGCCGGAGCCCGCTCAACACCGCTCGAGGCATCCAGCCCGGTGGGACGCACCCTGGCGAGCACCTCGGCGACCCGTTCGGGCGCCATGCCGCCGGCCAGCCACCACGGCAGGGGGCTGGACCACCGCTCCAGCCAGTCCAGGGGAATCCGATGACCCGTGCCGCCCAGCTGATCCGGTACCCAGGCATCGAGCAACAGGGCATCCACATGGCCTTCATAGGCCTGGGCCTGGTCCAGATCGGCGCCAGAGCGGATCCGCAGGGCCTTCCAGAGCGTGCAGCCCAGACGCCGCCGCAGGGCACTGCACTGGTCAGGACTCTCGCGGCCATGCAGCTGCAGGATGCGGTGGCCCCGCTCCGGCAGCAGCGCGGCAAGGCCCTCCTCGCCGGGGTCCGCCACCACCAGCACACCGGCACAGGCAGGAGCGACGGCCTCGATGGCGGCGAACAGGGCCGGTCGCCTGGCCTCTGCCACGAAACGGGGCGAGGACGGCACCGCGATCACGCCGATTGCCTCCACCCCCAGGGCTGCCACCGCAGCAGCCTGGCTGGGATCGCGCAGCCCACAGATCTTGAGTTGGGTGGTGGGCCGCATCGGCATCGGTCTTGGCGGCGGGGAGGCAAGCAGCTTTCTAGGATCAGGGACAACCGCCGGAGCGCCGCCTGTATCCGGGACGAACGCCGTGGGTGAACGCTATGGGTGAACGCCGTGGGTGAGGGCTGGCAGCTGATGAGCATCCGCGGCATCCCGCTGCGGATTCACCCGAGCTGGTTTGTGATCCTGCTGGTGGCCACCGCGGCCTTCCAGCAGCAGTACAGCGCTGGCCTCAGTGCCAGCGTTGGAGCCGCCGGCCTCTGGGGTCTGGGCCTGGGCACGGCCCTGCTGCTGTTCGTGTCCGTGCTGCTGCATGAGCTGGGCCACTCGTTTGTGGCCCTGGGGGAGGGCGTGAAGGTGCGCAGCATCACCCTCTTTCTGCTGGGGGGAGTGGCCAGTGTGGAGCGGGAGTGCAGCACGGCCATGGGCGCCCTGAAGGTGGCGGCGGCCGGCCCGGCCGTGAGCCTGGTGCTGGGGGTCTCGCTGCTCGCCTCCACCCATGCGGCCAGCCACGTGGCCCCCTGGCTGGGGGCGATGGTGTCGGAGCTCGGCACCCTCAACATGGTGCTGGCCCTGTTCAATCTGCTGCCCGGCCTGCCCCTGGACGGCGGCCTGATCGTCAAGGCGCTGGTGTGGCAGGCCAGTGGCAGCCAGCGCCGCGGCGTTGAAGTGGCCAATGCCTGTGGCCGCTTTCTGGCCTTCGGGGCCATGGCCCTGGGCACCTTGCTGCTGCTGCGGGGGGCGGGCATCGGTGGAGCCTGGCTGATCCTGCTGGGCTGGTTCGGTCTGGGCGCCGTGCGCAACCAGCAGCAGCTGCTGGCACTCCAGAGTGCCCTCAGCACCCTTCAGGTCAAGGAGGCCGCTGCGCGCCGCTTCCGGGTGCTGGAGGCCAATGCCTCCCTGCGGGAGGTGAGCCGCGTGCGGCTCACCGAGCCCAGTCCGGTGGGCAGCGCCGACTGGCTGCTGGTGTGTGAGCGCGGTCGCTGGCAGGGGGTGATCGACGACGCCACCCTCAAGGAGATTCCCGTGCAGCGCTGGGACACCGACCGCATCGCCGACCATCTCAGGCCCCTGTCCAGCCTGCCGTCCATCCCCGAAACGGCGCCGCTCTGGCAGGCGGTGCAACTGCTCGAAACCGACCAGACCACCAGGCTGCTCGTGCTCAGTCCGGCAGGGCTGCCCTGCGGCACGCTGGAGCGCCCCGATCTGGGCGAGGCGGTGCTGCAGAAACTGGGTCTGAAGCTGCCTGCACCACTGCTGGAAGCGGCCAGGCGGCAGAACATCTACCCGCTCGGCCTGGCCCTGCCCCAGGTGGTGCGCGGCATGGTGGCCTCCGGTGAGGCCCAGTCCTCAGCCAACGCCGGCACCTGAAACCTCGCCGAGCCCCAGCAGCTCCGCCACTGCGGCCAGCTCCTTGGCACGCAACGGCTCAGGACTGAGCTCCGCCAGTGGGAAGGGCAGGTGCTGCCGGGCCGCTGTGTGGAGCACCGCTTCAAGCTCAGCACCGGCGCAGGCAAGCGGCCTCAGGCAAGGTGCTGGCCTGCCGAACAGCTCCTGCCAGAGGCCGGCAGGGGGGGCGAGCTGGATCGAACCGTGCTGGAGCAGCCGGCCACCACGCCAGAGCTGGGCGCTGCCGATCCGCTTGCTGCCATCGGCATGCACCAGGTCGGCGGCCGTGGCCAGCTCAAAGCAGTTGGCCGAGGCCAGCGAGCACCGGTCGTTGCCCCTCAGCAGAGGCTGGCCGAGCTGCGCGAAGGCCCGGCGCAGCCAGGTGCTGGCCTCGGCGTAGGCCTGCACTTTGCTCGGCGGGGGCGTGGGCCAGATCAGCGCGTAGCTGAGATCACCGCCATGGAGCACAGCCCTGCCGCCACTGGGGCGACGCACCAGCTCGATCCGGCCCGCGGCAGCGAGCTCCTGCCAGTGCTCGGGCCAGCGGCGCTGATGACGGCCCAGAGAGAGGGTCGGACGCAGCCAGCGATAGAGGCGGAAGGCGGGGCGTTCCTGGGCCAGCAACCAGGCGTCGATGGCCATCTGCCAGTCACCCCCCAGGCTGCTGCCAGGCAACCAGCGCCCGGGGCGGCCCCCCTCGGGGCCGTCCCGCCCAGGACTGGAGAATGCTGGTGCCGTGGACTGCATCCCTCCAGATTGATCCCTCAAGCAAGCGAGCTGCTGCCCTTCCTGCCGCTGGGCCTGCTCGCTGGAGTGCTCTCGGGCCTGCTGGGCGTGGGCGGGGGGCTGGTGTTCTCACCGCTGCTGCTGTTGCTGGGGCTGGAGCCCCACCAGGCCCTGGCCACCAGCACCCTGGCGATTGTGCCCACCACCCTGGGCGGCACCTGGACGCACCTGCGCAGCCGCACCCTGCCCCTGCGCAGCGGGGCGGCCATCGCCCTGGGTGCCAGCCTCGGCGCCGCCTTCTGCAGCCGCCTGGGCATGGGCCTGCAGGGCTCTCTGTTGCTTGCCCTGCAGGCCACCCTCTACGTGGGGCTGGCCCTGCTGATCAGGCCCCGCGCGGTCCAGGCCGCAGCGGCGGCCCCGCGGCAGGCGACCCTCGCAGCCCTGGGGAGCGTGGGGGCCGTGGCCGGCCTGGCCAGCGGCCTGCTGGGCGTGGGCGGGGGGCTGTTGATGGTGCCCCTGCTCGGCCAGGGGCTGGGGGTGCCCCTCCACCTCGCCATCCGCTACAGCACCCTGGCCGTGCTGGCCTCAGCGGCCACAGCGAGCGCCACCTTCGTGGCCGATGGACGGGGCCTCTGGACGATCGGCCTGGCCCTGGGAGGCCCAGCCGCGCTGGCGGCGCAGTGGTCGGCAGCCCGGATGGAGCGCTTGCCCGAGCACCTGCTCGTGGTGCTGTTGCGGGGCCTGACGCTGCTGCTGGCCGCCGACAGCAGCCGTCGGGCCCTGGCCCTCTGGGGCTAGGGCTGGGGGAGGCTCGACGCAGGGGCCAGAGGCAGGGGCTGCCAGAAGGCGGGGTCCACCTCCAGACCCAGCACCGCCGCCATCTGCCCCAGGCCGTGGCGGCAGTTGAGGCCGTGGCCCCGGGCCCAGGTGTCGAGCAGGAACAGCCGATGGGGCAGCCAGAGCTCCAGGGCCTCAGGAGCAAAGCGCAGCCCCTCCGTTCGGCTGAAGCCATGGGGCAGGAGCATGGCCACATGGCGGGTGAGCTGGCCGCTGCTGCGATCGATCAACAGCGGCAGCCAGGGCAGAGCCGCATCGGCCCGCAGGCACCACAGCCTCACCTCGGGGATCTCGGAGAGTTCGCGGGGGTCGTCAGCCTGGCGGGGCCACTCCAGGCTGAGGCTGAGGGTGCCGCCCAGCCGAACCAGCTGCTCCGGCGGCAGGGCGATCCAGGCGCTCAGGGGGCTCAGGTCCAGGGTCCTGATCGCCTCGGGATCCACCTGGACAGGGCCGGGCTGGGGAGGAGCAACCGGGGGAGGGGGGGGCATCAAGAGCTGTGACAGCAAGGCGCCTGCGGCTGGACCGTAGCGAGATCAGGCCAAACAATGGTGGAGTCATCCGATTGCCCCTACTGCCATGGTCTCCGCTCTCAATCAAGCCGAGATTCTGATCGCCCTGGTGGTGGCGGCCCACGCCGGAGTTCTGGCCGTGCGGCTCTGCTTCAGCCTCTACAAGGCCTGAACCAACCCTTGGCAAGGGGGCCTGAACCCGTTAGAAGCATGAAGCACTCCTTGAGGCTTCTGCCTTGGCACCCCCGCTGCGGCCCCCAGCAGTCCCACGCCTGAGCGGGCCCGTCAGTGCACCCCGCCAGCAGAGTGCCCTGCGGCAGCGAGCGACCCCAGGCTCCCCGGCCCAGAAACCGTCTGGCTCTGACGCAACGCTCACTGACCCAAT is a genomic window of Cyanobium sp. NS01 containing:
- a CDS encoding CRR6 family NdhI maturation factor; this encodes MPPPPPVAPPQPGPVQVDPEAIRTLDLSPLSAWIALPPEQLVRLGGTLSLSLEWPRQADDPRELSEIPEVRLWCLRADAALPWLPLLIDRSSGQLTRHVAMLLPHGFSRTEGLRFAPEALELWLPHRLFLLDTWARGHGLNCRHGLGQMAAVLGLEVDPAFWQPLPLAPASSLPQP
- the psaM gene encoding photosystem I reaction center subunit XII, with amino-acid sequence MVSALNQAEILIALVVAAHAGVLAVRLCFSLYKA
- a CDS encoding site-2 protease family protein; amino-acid sequence: MGEGWQLMSIRGIPLRIHPSWFVILLVATAAFQQQYSAGLSASVGAAGLWGLGLGTALLLFVSVLLHELGHSFVALGEGVKVRSITLFLLGGVASVERECSTAMGALKVAAAGPAVSLVLGVSLLASTHAASHVAPWLGAMVSELGTLNMVLALFNLLPGLPLDGGLIVKALVWQASGSQRRGVEVANACGRFLAFGAMALGTLLLLRGAGIGGAWLILLGWFGLGAVRNQQQLLALQSALSTLQVKEAAARRFRVLEANASLREVSRVRLTEPSPVGSADWLLVCERGRWQGVIDDATLKEIPVQRWDTDRIADHLRPLSSLPSIPETAPLWQAVQLLETDQTTRLLVLSPAGLPCGTLERPDLGEAVLQKLGLKLPAPLLEAARRQNIYPLGLALPQVVRGMVASGEAQSSANAGT
- a CDS encoding lipoate--protein ligase family protein, with translation MQSTAPAFSSPGRDGPEGGRPGRWLPGSSLGGDWQMAIDAWLLAQERPAFRLYRWLRPTLSLGRHQRRWPEHWQELAAAGRIELVRRPSGGRAVLHGGDLSYALIWPTPPPSKVQAYAEASTWLRRAFAQLGQPLLRGNDRCSLASANCFELATAADLVHADGSKRIGSAQLWRGGRLLQHGSIQLAPPAGLWQELFGRPAPCLRPLACAGAELEAVLHTAARQHLPFPLAELSPEPLRAKELAAVAELLGLGEVSGAGVG
- a CDS encoding phosphoribosylanthranilate isomerase; translated protein: MRPTTQLKICGLRDPSQAAAVAALGVEAIGVIAVPSSPRFVAEARRPALFAAIEAVAPACAGVLVVADPGEEGLAALLPERGHRILQLHGRESPDQCSALRRRLGCTLWKALRIRSGADLDQAQAYEGHVDALLLDAWVPDQLGGTGHRIPLDWLERWSSPLPWWLAGGMAPERVAEVLARVRPTGLDASSGVERAPADKDLNRVAALVSAVRGRPAAP
- a CDS encoding sulfite exporter TauE/SafE family protein, with translation MIPQASELLPFLPLGLLAGVLSGLLGVGGGLVFSPLLLLLGLEPHQALATSTLAIVPTTLGGTWTHLRSRTLPLRSGAAIALGASLGAAFCSRLGMGLQGSLLLALQATLYVGLALLIRPRAVQAAAAAPRQATLAALGSVGAVAGLASGLLGVGGGLLMVPLLGQGLGVPLHLAIRYSTLAVLASAATASATFVADGRGLWTIGLALGGPAALAAQWSAARMERLPEHLLVVLLRGLTLLLAADSSRRALALWG